A window of Chloracidobacterium sp. N contains these coding sequences:
- a CDS encoding FAD-dependent oxidoreductase codes for MKVIVIGAGLAGLACAVELADNGYEVEVLEKRPVLGGRVSSWLDKDGDWVETAPHVIRGSYKSLIALMERVGIADRIQWKKQQLVYASKGGKISNISFSPSAGPVEILRSMIGSDLLGFGDKLKLLTGLLPAFTGDKNFIENQDVKNFSDWAANLGVNREAIGRFFDPLSRTVSFLRPDEVSARVIIFQMASIAQGFNATRIGFLDGDPCQRLFQPIQAYLEKRGARIRTNARLARIDFSNDAPRALGLELTNGEFLTADVYVSAMELHALREVLPGQAWSYPFFSRLWQVEEIPVITVQLRFDRKVIALDNAVFAIGTVMSLVVNLSVTSPGYADDVCLIEMIVAPAKDIFHLDDGEIVRLCLDDLTELFPEVAQANLIKSTVVRIPQALYRCEPGAESRRPTQKTPIENFFLCGDFTHHGYTPSMEGATLSGFRAAQMILDAYGRNLQWHGGTPPS; via the coding sequence ATGAAAGTCATCGTCATTGGCGCTGGCCTGGCAGGACTGGCCTGTGCCGTCGAACTGGCCGACAACGGCTACGAAGTGGAAGTGCTGGAGAAACGCCCAGTGCTGGGCGGACGGGTCTCCTCCTGGCTGGACAAAGACGGCGACTGGGTTGAAACGGCCCCACACGTCATTCGGGGTAGCTACAAATCCCTCATCGCCCTCATGGAGCGGGTGGGCATTGCCGACCGCATCCAGTGGAAAAAGCAGCAACTGGTGTATGCCAGCAAGGGTGGAAAAATCTCCAACATTTCCTTTTCGCCCTCGGCCGGGCCGGTCGAAATCCTGCGCTCGATGATTGGCAGTGACCTGCTCGGCTTCGGCGACAAACTCAAGCTGCTGACAGGTCTGCTGCCGGCCTTTACCGGTGACAAGAACTTCATCGAAAACCAGGATGTCAAAAACTTCAGCGACTGGGCAGCCAACCTGGGCGTCAACCGGGAAGCCATCGGACGGTTTTTCGATCCACTGTCACGGACGGTCAGTTTCCTGCGCCCCGACGAAGTCTCCGCACGGGTCATCATTTTCCAGATGGCCTCGATTGCCCAGGGGTTCAACGCCACACGCATCGGCTTTCTCGACGGCGATCCCTGCCAGCGGCTCTTTCAACCCATCCAGGCTTACCTCGAAAAGCGCGGGGCGCGCATTCGTACCAATGCCCGGCTGGCGCGGATTGACTTCTCCAACGACGCTCCCCGCGCGCTGGGGCTGGAACTGACCAACGGTGAATTCCTTACCGCTGATGTCTATGTCTCGGCCATGGAACTGCACGCGCTGCGGGAAGTCCTGCCGGGTCAGGCCTGGAGCTATCCGTTCTTTTCACGCCTCTGGCAGGTTGAAGAAATCCCGGTCATCACCGTCCAGCTTCGCTTTGACCGCAAGGTGATTGCCCTCGACAATGCCGTATTTGCCATCGGAACGGTGATGTCGCTGGTCGTCAACCTGTCGGTCACGAGTCCGGGTTACGCTGACGATGTGTGTCTCATCGAAATGATCGTCGCCCCGGCCAAGGACATCTTCCACCTCGACGATGGTGAAATCGTCCGCCTGTGCCTCGACGACCTCACCGAACTCTTCCCGGAAGTGGCCCAGGCGAACCTCATCAAAAGCACTGTGGTGCGGATTCCCCAGGCCCTGTATCGTTGTGAGCCAGGCGCTGAAAGCCGGCGCCCGACCCAGAAGACCCCCATCGAAAACTTCTTTCTCTGCGGCGACTTTACCCACCACGGGTACACGCCGAGCATGGAAGGGGCCACGCTGTCCGGTTTTCGTGCCGCGCAGATGATCCTGGACGCCTACGGGCGCAACCTGCAGTGGCATGGCGGTACGCCCCCAAGCTAG
- the proS gene encoding proline--tRNA ligase, protein MSEQKLPTRAEDFNEWYNQLVLRAELADYAPVRGCMIVRPYGWALWENIQAALDRRFKATGHLNAAFPLLIPKSFLEREASHVEGFSPELAVVTIGGNKELEEPLVVRPTSETVIGHAYARWIQSYRDLPVLINQWCSVVRWELRTKLFLRTLEFFWQEGHTAHATFEEAEAETRQMLDVYTDFAVNEAALPVIPGIKSESERFAGADRTYSIEAMMGDGKALQAGTSHNLGQNFARAFDIQFLDRDGERKYCWTTSWGMSTRIVGAIIMVHGDDQGLVLPPRLAPIHVVVVPIHKNEDERARVMESATGLYQEMVKVGLRVKLDTREGLTPGFKFNDWEMRGVPLRIEIGPKDVEKGVVVLARRDRPGREGKSVVGREGAIVTIASMLEDIQLAMLAKAKAFRDARLHDVADYGAFKEAIETGFARVWWDGDAALERQIKEETKATLRCIPLDQPDQMGRCFMTGRPTRTQAIFARAY, encoded by the coding sequence ATGTCCGAACAAAAATTGCCAACGCGCGCCGAGGACTTCAATGAGTGGTACAACCAGTTGGTTCTCCGCGCCGAGCTTGCGGATTATGCCCCGGTGCGTGGCTGCATGATCGTCCGGCCCTACGGCTGGGCGCTGTGGGAAAACATTCAGGCGGCGCTCGACCGCCGCTTCAAGGCCACGGGCCACCTCAACGCTGCTTTTCCCCTGCTCATTCCAAAGAGCTTTCTGGAACGCGAAGCCTCGCACGTCGAAGGGTTCTCGCCCGAACTGGCCGTGGTCACGATTGGCGGCAACAAGGAACTCGAAGAACCGCTTGTGGTGCGCCCAACGTCGGAGACGGTCATCGGGCACGCATACGCCAGGTGGATTCAGTCCTACCGTGACCTGCCGGTGCTCATCAACCAGTGGTGCAGCGTCGTCCGGTGGGAACTGCGGACGAAGCTCTTTCTGCGCACGCTGGAATTTTTCTGGCAGGAAGGGCATACGGCGCACGCCACCTTCGAGGAAGCCGAAGCCGAAACCCGCCAGATGCTGGATGTCTATACCGATTTTGCCGTCAACGAGGCGGCGCTGCCGGTCATTCCCGGTATCAAGTCCGAGTCGGAGCGCTTTGCCGGCGCTGACCGCACCTACTCGATTGAAGCCATGATGGGCGACGGCAAGGCGCTCCAGGCCGGTACTTCCCACAACCTGGGGCAGAATTTTGCCAGGGCGTTTGACATCCAGTTCCTTGACCGCGATGGCGAACGGAAATACTGCTGGACAACGTCGTGGGGGATGTCCACGCGGATCGTGGGCGCGATCATCATGGTGCACGGCGACGACCAGGGCCTGGTCCTGCCGCCCCGCCTGGCGCCGATTCATGTGGTCGTTGTTCCGATTCACAAAAACGAGGACGAACGCGCGCGGGTGATGGAATCCGCCACGGGCCTGTATCAGGAAATGGTCAAGGTGGGCCTCCGGGTCAAACTTGATACGCGGGAAGGGTTGACGCCCGGCTTCAAGTTCAATGACTGGGAAATGCGCGGTGTTCCCCTGCGCATCGAGATTGGGCCGAAGGATGTGGAGAAGGGCGTCGTCGTGCTGGCACGGCGGGACCGTCCGGGCAGGGAGGGCAAGTCGGTGGTGGGCCGTGAAGGTGCCATTGTCACCATTGCCTCCATGCTGGAGGACATCCAGCTCGCCATGCTCGCTAAGGCCAAGGCGTTTCGGGATGCCCGTCTCCACGATGTGGCCGACTATGGCGCTTTCAAGGAAGCCATCGAAACGGGCTTTGCACGGGTGTGGTGGGATGGCGATGCCGCACTCGAACGTCAGATCAAGGAAGAAACCAAGGCAACGCTCCGGTGCATTCCGCTCGACCAGCCTGACCAGATGGGAAGGTGCTTTATGACCGGGCGGCCGACCCGCACCCAGGCCATCTTTGCGCGGGCCTATTAG
- a CDS encoding M48 family metallopeptidase, with translation MSSDEPLSPQPESEADSAPDTDRASGEASGDTAPAASTATDAAAEAAPGTAEREVRCRYCGQRNRVRADWTPRAGVRCGRCRLPLDEQAHRKFPGLSPHEYIHPLDSQALETLQLIPGIDPLLKKALEVTGETYLRVMFTANGVKVSEKQCPDLHAKLEVACQTLGIRELPELYLSVTNPLGGGGLGFNAFTSGVERPFIVLFTPLIERLDDIEVLAVMAHELGHIHCHHLLYKVAAELLFQLGSYALSRAPLPPGIPDLLTWPVRSALLTWYQKAELSCDRAAQLVVQEPHVLTRLMMKLAGGTLTSRLNHEEFIAQARAFDQRNESNFIDRFWTWQIASGRTHPFPIWRVSEILKWTESEDGFKKLMKPAALATLS, from the coding sequence ATGTCGTCTGACGAGCCTCTTTCGCCCCAACCCGAATCGGAAGCAGACTCTGCACCGGATACGGACCGGGCATCCGGGGAAGCCTCCGGGGACACTGCGCCGGCTGCTTCCACGGCGACGGATGCCGCCGCCGAAGCTGCACCTGGGACGGCGGAGCGGGAAGTTCGCTGCCGTTACTGCGGGCAGCGCAACCGCGTCCGCGCCGACTGGACGCCACGGGCCGGCGTCCGCTGTGGCCGCTGCCGGCTGCCGCTCGATGAGCAGGCGCACCGCAAGTTTCCGGGGCTGTCGCCACATGAATACATCCACCCGCTCGACTCCCAGGCGCTGGAAACCCTTCAGCTCATTCCGGGCATTGACCCGCTGCTCAAAAAGGCGCTCGAAGTCACGGGCGAAACCTACCTGCGGGTGATGTTTACGGCCAACGGCGTCAAGGTTTCGGAAAAACAGTGTCCTGACCTGCATGCCAAACTGGAGGTTGCCTGCCAGACCCTTGGCATCCGGGAGTTGCCGGAGCTGTATCTCAGTGTGACGAATCCTCTGGGCGGCGGCGGACTGGGCTTCAATGCGTTCACGAGCGGCGTCGAGCGTCCGTTCATCGTGTTGTTTACGCCGCTCATTGAACGGCTCGATGACATCGAGGTGCTGGCCGTCATGGCCCACGAACTGGGACACATTCACTGTCACCATCTGCTCTACAAAGTCGCCGCCGAACTGCTGTTTCAACTGGGCAGCTATGCGCTGTCCCGCGCACCGTTGCCGCCGGGAATTCCCGATCTGCTGACCTGGCCCGTGCGCAGCGCCCTGCTGACCTGGTATCAGAAAGCCGAGTTGAGCTGTGACCGGGCGGCCCAGCTCGTCGTTCAGGAACCGCACGTGTTGACCAGACTCATGATGAAGCTGGCCGGCGGCACGCTGACCTCGCGGCTCAATCACGAGGAGTTCATTGCCCAGGCCCGCGCCTTCGACCAGCGCAATGAGAGCAACTTCATTGACCGCTTCTGGACGTGGCAGATTGCCAGTGGGCGCACGCATCCCTTCCCCATCTGGCGGGTTTCAGAAATTCTCAAGTGGACAGAGAGCGAAGATGGCTTCAAAAAACTGATGAAGCCCGCCGCGCTCGCCACCCTATCCTGA
- a CDS encoding glycosyltransferase family 4 protein codes for MNILHVSSGDAFGGGERHVLELVLALAARGHRLHVATPADGALARRLREAAGAQPSVVLHPLRVRHALDLGAMWSLVRLVRTHRIDILHAHYARDYPVAAGVVRWQRQWGNHRPALFLTRHHYAPLNGHRLYAWWLSVAERFIAVSGYVRDQLKASLGWDDRRFVVIPNWVDSSRFRRPAVFDRAGCRQRFGLPRDGFIVGCLNRLEPDKGQATLLFALELARRQAPQLHLVLAGNADAAYLARLQQQARTAGLTAQVSFPGFVEDVPALLFACDVVAIPSRNEAFSLGVLEAWAAGVPVVVSDVGGLAELVAHEENGLRVGVRDVKGWAAALCRLACDTVLCQRLVRAGQQSVGRYTLSHAVVALEQLYLARATKF; via the coding sequence ATGAACATCCTGCACGTCAGCTCAGGCGATGCCTTCGGCGGCGGGGAGCGGCACGTGCTGGAACTCGTCCTTGCCCTGGCTGCCCGTGGGCATCGGCTGCACGTGGCCACCCCGGCCGACGGGGCCTTGGCCCGAAGGTTGCGCGAAGCCGCCGGCGCGCAGCCATCCGTTGTGCTGCATCCGCTCCGGGTGCGTCATGCGCTTGATCTGGGGGCAATGTGGTCGTTGGTGCGCCTGGTGCGCACACACCGCATAGACATCCTGCACGCCCACTATGCGCGCGACTATCCGGTGGCCGCCGGCGTCGTCCGCTGGCAACGCCAGTGGGGAAACCACCGCCCGGCCCTGTTTCTGACCCGTCACCACTATGCGCCGTTGAACGGGCATCGGCTGTATGCCTGGTGGTTGAGTGTGGCGGAACGGTTCATTGCCGTATCGGGCTATGTGCGTGACCAGCTCAAGGCATCGCTCGGATGGGATGACCGGCGGTTCGTGGTCATCCCGAACTGGGTGGATTCCAGCCGTTTTCGCCGCCCGGCAGTCTTTGACCGGGCAGGCTGCCGCCAGCGGTTCGGCCTGCCCCGGGACGGGTTTATCGTCGGCTGTCTCAATCGGCTGGAGCCGGACAAGGGGCAGGCGACGTTGCTCTTTGCCCTGGAGCTGGCCCGGCGCCAGGCACCACAGCTTCATCTGGTGCTGGCCGGAAACGCCGATGCTGCTTATCTTGCCCGCTTGCAGCAGCAGGCCCGGACGGCCGGTTTGACGGCTCAGGTGAGCTTTCCGGGCTTTGTCGAAGATGTGCCGGCCCTGCTTTTCGCCTGCGATGTCGTGGCCATTCCCTCCCGGAATGAGGCGTTTTCGCTGGGCGTCCTTGAAGCCTGGGCCGCCGGTGTGCCGGTGGTCGTCTCCGACGTGGGTGGGTTGGCTGAGTTGGTCGCCCACGAAGAAAATGGCTTGCGGGTGGGCGTGCGGGATGTGAAGGGATGGGCGGCTGCCCTGTGTCGGCTGGCCTGTGATACAGTGCTGTGTCAGCGGTTGGTCAGGGCAGGGCAGCAGTCCGTTGGGCGCTACACGCTCAGCCACGCTGTGGTGGCGCTGGAACAGCTCTATCTGGCCCGGGCCACAAAATTCTGA
- a CDS encoding VWA domain-containing protein, which produces MRAKGYVRNQVIRRGLALLVLLGMVAGPFPAALAQSGRQVTRPRVVAPRPPAEPSPAPEGEDTAPSTSRPRPSLGRRGEDAPRPSVPSPSARPPAADVDDDIITIQATLVTIPVIVSDDYNRYLPFLRKNQFSLLEDNVPQEITFFASEQVPFHVALVLDVSRSAYLSINDMCSAANAFIDYIRPDDKVSVFTFSDKIRQLCPFTSNQMTLRQAVASARIEGGTRLYDAAQQILEGYLAPIEGRKAMILLTDGEDTTSRHYKPRDVLDRVAESDVLVYTVQYPAADPNLVQPSIQFPFPFPFPLPGRRPRRGPFFPLDDPPQGGGSSRQEPSVMGIEETFLRDVATISGGMHSPFTDVGTARTIFRNIAEELRHVYVLGYYPTRGLDQAGYRRVRVRVNLPEARVRARLGYVVTEQMAQRNRTPVPTNARD; this is translated from the coding sequence ATGAGAGCCAAGGGATACGTCAGAAACCAGGTCATCCGGCGCGGATTGGCACTGCTTGTCCTGCTGGGGATGGTGGCCGGGCCCTTCCCGGCTGCGTTGGCCCAGTCCGGCCGACAGGTTACACGTCCACGGGTGGTCGCTCCGCGCCCACCGGCAGAGCCTTCACCAGCTCCCGAAGGAGAAGACACCGCGCCTTCGACTTCCCGCCCGCGCCCCAGCCTGGGGCGGCGTGGGGAGGACGCCCCACGCCCGTCCGTGCCGTCCCCGTCCGCGCGGCCGCCGGCTGCTGACGTTGACGATGACATCATCACCATTCAGGCGACGCTGGTCACGATTCCGGTTATCGTCAGTGACGACTACAACCGCTACCTGCCGTTTCTGCGGAAAAACCAATTCTCCCTGCTGGAAGACAACGTACCCCAGGAAATCACCTTTTTTGCGTCCGAACAGGTGCCTTTTCACGTCGCCCTGGTGCTCGATGTCAGCCGCAGCGCCTACCTGAGCATTAACGACATGTGCAGTGCGGCCAATGCCTTCATTGACTACATCCGCCCGGATGACAAGGTCAGCGTCTTCACCTTCTCGGACAAGATTCGGCAGCTCTGTCCCTTCACCAGCAACCAGATGACGCTCCGGCAGGCCGTGGCGAGTGCTAGGATTGAAGGCGGTACCCGGCTCTATGACGCGGCCCAGCAAATTCTGGAGGGCTATCTGGCGCCCATCGAAGGCCGCAAGGCCATGATTCTGCTGACTGATGGTGAGGATACGACGAGCCGGCACTACAAGCCGCGGGATGTTCTCGACCGTGTGGCTGAATCCGATGTGCTGGTCTATACGGTGCAGTATCCCGCGGCGGACCCAAATCTGGTCCAGCCTTCGATTCAGTTTCCGTTCCCATTCCCATTTCCTCTGCCGGGGCGCCGTCCACGTCGCGGCCCGTTCTTCCCGCTGGACGATCCACCACAGGGAGGCGGCAGCAGCCGGCAGGAACCGTCGGTGATGGGGATTGAGGAGACCTTCCTGCGGGATGTCGCCACGATTTCCGGCGGGATGCACAGTCCGTTCACCGATGTTGGTACGGCGCGGACGATCTTCAGAAACATTGCCGAGGAGTTACGCCACGTCTATGTTCTGGGCTACTACCCGACACGCGGACTCGACCAGGCCGGCTATCGCCGGGTGCGGGTGCGCGTCAATCTCCCTGAAGCCAGGGTACGGGCGCGTCTTGGCTATGTCGTCACCGAGCAGATGGCCCAGCGCAACCGGACGCCTGTTCCCACCAATGCCCGTGACTGA
- the hisH gene encoding imidazole glycerol phosphate synthase subunit HisH, with product MRNHRLVILDYGVGNLRNLERAFAHLGLTARISSDPEVVHRATHLVLPGVGAFGAAMDELRSRGLEPVVRSVAQSGVPLLGVCVGFQMLFETGHEFGRHAGLGLLEGEVLRFPAEVRPVPHVGWNQVIQTQAHPLWKDIPDGAFFYFVHSYYAAPQVSGQVLGATDYGLRYASAVAGDNVMGVQFHPEKSHQVGLRLLHNFASL from the coding sequence ATGCGTAACCACCGGCTCGTCATTCTCGATTACGGCGTCGGCAACCTGCGCAACCTGGAGCGCGCCTTTGCCCACCTGGGCCTTACGGCCCGGATTTCATCTGACCCGGAGGTGGTTCACCGGGCAACGCACCTGGTGCTGCCCGGTGTGGGGGCTTTCGGCGCGGCCATGGATGAACTCCGGTCGCGGGGACTCGAACCGGTCGTCCGGTCAGTGGCGCAGTCCGGTGTGCCGCTGCTCGGCGTTTGCGTGGGTTTTCAGATGCTCTTTGAGACCGGTCACGAGTTTGGCCGCCACGCCGGACTGGGATTGCTTGAAGGCGAGGTGCTGCGCTTTCCAGCCGAAGTCCGGCCCGTGCCCCACGTCGGATGGAATCAGGTCATCCAGACTCAGGCGCATCCCCTGTGGAAAGATATTCCCGACGGTGCCTTTTTCTACTTCGTGCATTCGTACTACGCCGCGCCACAGGTTTCCGGGCAGGTTCTGGGTGCAACGGATTATGGTCTGCGCTATGCCAGTGCTGTCGCGGGTGACAACGTTATGGGCGTACAGTTTCATCCCGAAAAAAGCCACCAGGTCGGCTTACGTCTGCTCCATAACTTCGCCAGCCTGTAG